From Topomyia yanbarensis strain Yona2022 chromosome 1, ASM3024719v1, whole genome shotgun sequence, one genomic window encodes:
- the LOC131681938 gene encoding uncharacterized protein LOC131681938, with translation MCWDDVLFEAEYHLNNSFNRSIDNSPAVLLFGVKQRLHPKSDIERFLEGINTNVDRNLEKIRNEAEEKIKQLQKYNKLKYDEKCKRNTVYQEGDLVVIRAVKVPGENSKLKAKYRGPYQIRGVLDNNRYIVSDLDGYQMTSTHFDGTFGPLNLRLYRQAVNREEPVSFASSCSSDESDFCGFP, from the coding sequence ATGTGTTGGGATGATGTCTTGTTTGAGGCAGAGTATCATTTAAATAATTCGTTCAACAGATCGATCGATAACAGTCCAGCAGTCTTGTTATTTGGTGTCAAACAAAGGTTACACCCAAAGTCAGATATCGAGCGTTTTCTGGAAGGTATTAACACAAACGTTGATCGTAACCTCGAGAAAATTAGGAACGAAGCGGAGGAAAAGATCAAACAGTTGCAGAAGTACAACAAATTAAAGTACGATGAAAAATGCAAGCGTAACACGGTGTATCAAGAAGGTGATTTAGTTGTTATTAGGGCGGTAAAAGTGCCAGGAGAAAATAGCAAGCTTAAAGCCAAGTATAGGGGGCCGTATCAGATACGAGGGGTTCTCGACAACAACAGATACATTGTGTCGGATTTGGACGGATATCAGATGACGAGCACGCACTTTGATGGTACGTTTGGCCCTCTTAATCTAAGGCTGTACCGCCAGGCAGTTAATCGTGAAGAACCCGTTTCTTTCGCGTCGAGTTGTTCATCGGACGAATCAGACTTTTGCGGATTTCCCTAA